The following proteins come from a genomic window of Nostoc sp. ATCC 53789:
- a CDS encoding AAA family ATPase has translation MVSTLISIPGYKLSQELYNGSRTLVYRGYRENDSLPVVIKLLKNPYPSFSELVQFRNQYTIAKNLNSPLIIAAYSLEPYQNGYALVMEDFGGISLKDYFTSVETQYIASLQEFLEIAIALCNTLDILYREQIIHKDIKPSNILINPQTKQIKLIDFSIASLLPRETQTLVNPNVLEGTLSYISPEQTGRMNRGIDYRSDFYSLGVTFYELLTGKLPFSSNDLMEMVHCHIAKAAPNLRERVEEIPQVLCDIVSKLMAKNAEDRYQSVFGLKFDLENCLHQLRETDIIKAFEIAQRDVCDRFIIPDKLYGREAEVSTLLQAFERVSLGATEIMLVAGFSGIGKTAVVNEVHKPIVRQRGYFIKGKYDQFQRNIPFSAFVQAFRDLMGQLLSESDAHIQQWRNQILEAVGENGEVIIEVIPELSRIIGEQPAAIELSGTAAQNRFNLLFQKFTQVFTSAEHPLVMFLDDLQWADSASLKLMQLLMADTGHLFIIGAYRDNEVNPAHPLMLTLSEIQKNQAAINTISLTPLSQSQINQLVADTLKSTENLALPLSQLVYQKTKGNPFFATQFLKALHEENFIQFNLELGCWQCHLSKINQQALTDDVVEFMALQLEKLPLATQNILKLATCIGNSFDLATLAIVSEHSEVETAANLWKALQEGLILPIGDIYKFYVGAESQAVTSENSQNVTYKFLHDRVQQAAYSLIPNDQKQATHYQIGQLLLQQISAQARVDRIFEIVNQLNHGTVLITQPTEREELAQLNLIACRKAKTSTAYQAAREYATVGLSLLAENTWQQQYEMTLALHELAAEVAMLNGNFEAMEQFIDIVIQQARSLPEKVNVYCVRIQSHISQSKLTSAIAIAQPILQQLGVTFPETPTPSDIQQEIQQIKELIGDREIADLVHLPEMTDAEKLGTLKIVNIISPAAYLTGSALYPLLNTLSVKLSIQYGNTSTSAFGYANYANILCNFFQVVDTGSQFASLALQIISKLDAKASKTDVLMMLGLFVVHRKSHIKETLPLLQEGYTTAIEFGNLVLAGYNGHSFCLNSFWSSQSLATLEQDICAYCHSLMQLNQLTTANYSRIYWQPVLNLLGLAEHTTLLSGKALEETEFLQQLQSAKDGYGLYIFHLYKLMLCFLFGEIEPAKNHAIEVRRYFMAGAGLVSEPVFYLYDSLLTLAQLNPQLDETSEALQGVIENQTKLQQWAYHAPMNYQHKVDLVEAEKCRVLGQKAEAIEFYDKAIALAKANEYTQEEALANELAAKFYLDWGRQRIAGDYMIEAYYAYARWGAKAKVADLEARYPQLLRPILEQTRSPLSTHETLFTLGSVTSTSSAISSSNVSLALDLATILKASHTISGEIELENLLSSLMTIVIENAGADKCVFMLLRDSRLLIKGSITTGSKPVVLQRIPIEDSQDIPHRLIYKVLHDKQTAVIVDASADRTLANDPYIIRQQPKSILCSPILHQGKLLGILYLENNLATGTFTSDRVELLNLLCAQAAISLENARLYERSLEYSQQLERSLNELSVAQSGLQASQQRLQLLVQQTPLAVIEWDTNFQVIDWNPAAERIFGYTKQEALGCQFQFIIPQTIQAQMERVSIDIISQEGGNYSINENVTKDGNIIICAWYNNSLVSADGELIGVASLADDITEQQAALRERKVAEAQLQQKAQELETALQNLQQAQLKIVQSEKMSALGNLVAGVAHEMNNPLGFIAASLKQAKPTLSEITEHLKLYQESFPNKSDEILDHAEEIDLDYSIEDLPKMIDSMSMACERLKNISTSLRTFSRADQDYKVPFNIHQGIDSTILILKHRLKANEQRPAIEVVTNYGNLPQIECFPGQLNQVFMNLLANAIDALDEFNTGQSFEEIKANTNCITITTSVENNLVRIAITDNGQGMNDQVKSKIFDHLFTTKAVGKGTGLGLAIARQIVEETHDGKLSCSSVIGEGTVFVIELPV, from the coding sequence ATGGTTAGCACTCTTATCAGTATTCCCGGATATAAATTAAGTCAAGAACTCTACAATGGTTCCAGAACCCTGGTTTATCGAGGGTATCGAGAGAATGACTCATTACCTGTAGTCATTAAACTGCTGAAAAATCCTTATCCCAGTTTCAGCGAACTGGTGCAATTTCGTAATCAGTACACCATCGCCAAAAATCTTAACTCGCCTCTAATCATTGCCGCCTACAGCTTAGAACCCTATCAGAATGGCTATGCGCTGGTAATGGAAGATTTTGGCGGCATTTCTTTAAAGGATTATTTCACCTCTGTAGAGACGCAATATATCGCGTCTCTACAAGAGTTTTTAGAAATAGCGATCGCACTCTGCAATACCTTAGATATTCTCTATCGAGAGCAGATTATTCATAAAGATATTAAACCCAGCAACATTTTAATTAATCCCCAAACCAAACAAATTAAATTAATTGACTTTAGTATTGCATCCTTACTACCACGAGAAACGCAAACACTAGTCAATCCCAATGTGTTAGAAGGAACACTTAGTTATATATCCCCAGAGCAAACAGGAAGAATGAATCGAGGGATTGACTACCGCAGTGACTTCTATTCTTTAGGTGTAACTTTTTACGAATTACTCACAGGAAAGTTACCATTTTCATCAAACGATCTGATGGAAATGGTACATTGCCACATTGCTAAAGCAGCACCCAATTTAAGGGAGAGGGTGGAAGAGATTCCTCAAGTCCTTTGTGATATTGTCAGCAAATTGATGGCGAAAAATGCTGAAGACAGATATCAGAGTGTTTTCGGGCTGAAATTTGATTTAGAAAATTGTTTACATCAGCTACGAGAAACTGATATTATAAAGGCTTTTGAGATTGCACAACGGGATGTGTGCGATCGCTTCATTATCCCTGATAAACTCTATGGACGAGAAGCCGAAGTATCAACTCTCCTGCAAGCATTTGAGAGAGTTAGCCTTGGTGCAACAGAAATAATGCTGGTAGCTGGATTTTCGGGTATTGGTAAAACTGCGGTTGTCAACGAAGTTCATAAACCAATTGTGCGGCAACGGGGTTATTTTATCAAAGGGAAATACGACCAATTTCAACGGAATATTCCCTTCAGTGCATTTGTGCAAGCCTTCCGAGATTTAATGGGGCAATTGTTAAGCGAAAGCGATGCACATATTCAGCAATGGAGAAACCAAATATTAGAGGCTGTAGGAGAAAATGGAGAAGTAATTATTGAAGTTATCCCCGAATTATCAAGAATTATTGGCGAACAACCAGCCGCCATAGAATTATCAGGAACTGCGGCACAAAATAGATTTAATTTATTGTTCCAAAAGTTTACCCAAGTTTTTACCAGTGCTGAACATCCATTAGTGATGTTTTTAGATGATTTGCAATGGGCAGATTCAGCATCATTAAAGTTGATGCAGCTATTAATGGCTGATACAGGTCATCTTTTCATCATTGGTGCTTATCGGGATAACGAAGTCAATCCAGCCCATCCATTAATGCTGACTTTGAGCGAAATTCAAAAAAACCAAGCAGCCATTAATACTATTAGTTTAACACCCCTGAGTCAATCCCAAATCAATCAATTAGTCGCTGATACCCTAAAAAGTACAGAAAATTTGGCATTACCCCTTTCACAATTAGTCTATCAAAAAACTAAAGGCAACCCATTTTTTGCCACCCAATTTCTCAAAGCCCTACACGAAGAAAATTTCATTCAGTTTAACTTGGAGTTAGGCTGTTGGCAATGCCATCTGTCTAAAATTAATCAACAAGCATTGACCGATGATGTTGTAGAATTTATGGCGTTGCAGTTAGAGAAGTTACCCTTAGCAACCCAGAATATTCTGAAGTTAGCCACTTGTATTGGCAACTCTTTTGATTTAGCAACATTAGCAATTGTTTCAGAACACTCAGAAGTGGAAACCGCAGCCAATCTATGGAAAGCATTGCAAGAAGGTTTGATTTTACCGATCGGTGATATTTATAAATTTTATGTAGGGGCAGAAAGTCAAGCCGTTACTTCAGAAAATTCTCAAAATGTTACCTACAAATTTTTGCACGATCGCGTTCAACAAGCAGCCTATTCCCTAATTCCCAACGACCAAAAACAGGCGACTCATTACCAAATCGGACAACTGCTTCTACAACAGATTTCCGCACAAGCTAGAGTTGACCGTATTTTTGAAATCGTCAATCAATTAAATCACGGAACTGTTTTAATTACCCAACCAACAGAACGAGAAGAATTAGCCCAACTCAATTTAATTGCCTGTCGCAAAGCTAAAACTTCAACCGCCTATCAAGCAGCGCGTGAATATGCGACAGTGGGATTGTCTTTGTTGGCAGAAAATACTTGGCAGCAGCAGTATGAAATGACCCTCGCCTTGCATGAATTAGCTGCGGAAGTGGCAATGCTAAATGGTAACTTTGAGGCGATGGAACAGTTCATTGATATTGTTATTCAACAGGCACGCTCCTTACCTGAAAAAGTCAATGTTTACTGCGTTAGAATTCAATCTCATATTTCCCAAAGTAAACTGACATCAGCGATCGCGATCGCCCAACCAATCTTACAACAGCTTGGTGTCACCTTTCCTGAAACACCGACACCATCAGATATTCAACAGGAAATCCAACAGATTAAGGAACTTATTGGAGATCGGGAAATCGCTGATTTGGTTCACTTGCCTGAAATGACCGATGCAGAAAAACTTGGTACTCTTAAAATTGTCAATATCATCAGCCCAGCAGCTTACCTCACTGGCTCTGCGCTGTACCCATTGCTGAATACTTTGTCCGTTAAACTATCAATTCAGTACGGTAACACATCGACTTCTGCTTTCGGCTATGCGAACTATGCCAATATTCTCTGCAATTTCTTCCAAGTCGTGGATACAGGATCGCAGTTTGCTTCCCTGGCACTCCAGATTATTTCAAAACTCGATGCCAAAGCAAGTAAAACAGATGTTTTGATGATGTTGGGGTTATTTGTTGTACACCGCAAATCTCACATTAAAGAAACACTACCCCTCTTGCAAGAAGGTTACACTACTGCCATAGAATTTGGGAACTTGGTACTTGCTGGGTACAATGGTCACAGTTTTTGTCTCAATTCTTTTTGGAGCAGTCAATCCTTGGCTACCTTAGAGCAGGATATTTGCGCCTACTGCCATAGTTTGATGCAATTAAATCAATTGACAACCGCAAATTATAGTCGGATCTATTGGCAACCTGTTTTAAATCTGCTAGGTCTTGCAGAACATACCACCCTTTTGTCTGGGAAAGCCCTTGAAGAAACGGAATTTCTCCAGCAGCTACAGTCTGCCAAAGATGGATATGGATTGTATATTTTCCATTTGTATAAACTAATGCTTTGTTTCTTATTTGGAGAAATTGAGCCAGCGAAAAATCATGCTATTGAAGTCAGGCGCTATTTTATGGCTGGTGCGGGATTAGTCAGCGAACCAGTATTTTATCTTTATGATTCTCTGCTAACTTTGGCACAATTAAATCCACAGTTAGATGAAACATCAGAAGCATTGCAGGGTGTCATAGAAAATCAAACCAAGTTACAGCAATGGGCGTATCATGCACCCATGAATTATCAACATAAAGTTGATTTGGTAGAGGCAGAAAAATGTCGAGTATTAGGACAAAAAGCCGAAGCAATTGAGTTTTACGACAAGGCGATCGCTCTAGCCAAAGCCAACGAATATACCCAAGAAGAAGCACTTGCTAACGAACTGGCAGCAAAATTCTACCTAGATTGGGGCAGACAGCGCATTGCTGGGGACTACATGATTGAAGCCTACTATGCCTATGCTCGTTGGGGTGCAAAAGCCAAAGTTGCTGACCTAGAAGCTCGCTATCCGCAACTACTTAGACCTATATTAGAGCAAACCCGTTCTCCTCTCTCCACTCACGAAACTCTGTTCACATTGGGTAGTGTCACCTCCACAAGTTCGGCCATATCCAGTAGTAATGTTTCTCTGGCTTTAGATTTAGCTACTATTCTCAAAGCTTCTCATACTATTTCCGGTGAAATCGAACTGGAAAATCTACTTTCATCGTTGATGACGATCGTCATTGAAAATGCGGGGGCTGATAAATGCGTGTTCATGCTCTTGCGAGACTCGCGCCTGTTAATCAAAGGGTCAATTACCACAGGTTCAAAGCCAGTTGTCTTGCAGCGTATTCCCATTGAAGATAGCCAGGACATTCCCCACAGACTGATTTACAAAGTCTTGCATGACAAGCAAACTGCTGTAATAGTTGATGCGAGTGCCGATCGCACCTTAGCCAATGACCCCTATATCATCCGTCAGCAGCCGAAAAGTATCTTGTGTAGCCCGATTTTGCATCAAGGGAAGTTGCTGGGCATTTTATATCTAGAAAATAATTTAGCAACGGGGACGTTCACCAGCGATCGCGTTGAACTGCTCAACTTACTCTGCGCTCAAGCAGCAATTTCTCTGGAAAATGCCCGACTTTATGAGCGATCGCTAGAGTATTCCCAACAGTTAGAGCGATCGCTTAATGAGTTGAGTGTCGCCCAGTCTGGCTTGCAAGCATCTCAGCAACGACTCCAGCTATTGGTTCAGCAAACTCCACTGGCAGTCATAGAGTGGGATACGAATTTTCAGGTTATTGACTGGAACCCAGCAGCAGAAAGAATCTTTGGCTACACCAAACAGGAGGCTTTAGGTTGCCAATTCCAATTCATCATTCCTCAAACAATTCAAGCACAAATGGAGCGAGTTAGCATTGATATTATATCGCAGGAGGGCGGTAATTACAGTATCAATGAAAATGTGACAAAGGATGGTAATATTATTATTTGTGCTTGGTATAATAATTCACTTGTGAGTGCAGATGGCGAGTTAATCGGAGTCGCTTCCCTAGCAGATGATATTACGGAACAGCAAGCTGCGCTACGCGAACGCAAAGTTGCCGAAGCTCAACTTCAACAAAAAGCACAAGAGCTAGAAACTGCTTTACAAAACCTGCAACAAGCACAATTAAAAATAGTGCAAAGTGAGAAAATGTCTGCACTAGGCAACTTAGTTGCTGGTGTAGCTCACGAAATGAATAATCCTCTTGGTTTTATTGCTGCTAGTCTCAAACAAGCTAAACCCACTCTTAGTGAGATTACCGAACACTTAAAATTATATCAAGAAAGCTTCCCCAACAAAAGCGATGAAATTCTTGACCACGCCGAAGAAATCGACTTGGATTATAGTATAGAAGACTTGCCCAAGATGATTGATTCTATGTCTATGGCGTGTGAGAGGTTAAAAAATATCAGCACTAGTTTACGTACATTTTCCCGTGCAGACCAAGATTACAAAGTGCCTTTCAACATCCACCAAGGGATTGATAGCACCATTCTTATTCTCAAACATCGTCTCAAGGCGAATGAACAACGCCCCGCGATTGAAGTTGTCACAAATTACGGTAATTTACCTCAAATAGAATGTTTCCCTGGTCAATTAAATCAAGTATTTATGAATCTTTTAGCCAATGCTATTGATGCCTTAGATGAATTTAATACCGGACAATCTTTTGAAGAAATTAAAGCGAATACTAACTGCATTACAATTACAACTTCAGTAGAAAATAATCTCGTGAGAATTGCCATTACTGATAATGGTCAGGGGATGAATGATCAAGTAAAATCAAAAATATTTGACCATTTATTTACTACGAAAGCTGTCGGAAAAGGTACGGGATTGGGACTGGCGATCGCTCGGCAGATTGTTGAAGAAACCCACGATGGCAAATTGAGTTGTAGCTCGGTTATTGGTGAAGGCACGGTATTTGTCATTGAACTACCGGTGTAA
- a CDS encoding ATP phosphoribosyltransferase regulatory subunit, whose protein sequence is MVYQPASGARDLLPLDVEKKRWIEDRLQQVFHRWGYHRIITSTLERMDTLMAGEAIQRQMVIQLQNGEDDELGLRPELTASIARTVVTRMANATYPQRLYYNANVFRRTWESRHNRQQEFYQAGVELLGAGGLLANAEVLLLVADCLAALGLRQWHLILGEAGITRSLLSAFPANLQDKVRSAIAHLDRITIDTLPLSDKLRDRARIMLDLRGPSADVLQKVSSLDLDEEQREAVNNLKSLVELLESEKKFPLILDLSLIQTIDYYTGIVFEVVNDTESQARVLGRGGRYDQLLGLYHPQGENIPGIGFGLNIEDLYQILLSTQQLPQVTPASNWLVVPETASANAPAFAYAQKLRDSTHLVRVEIDLGGRDADAIRQYARDRSIAQIAWIKADGSPKIESLR, encoded by the coding sequence ATGGTGTATCAACCAGCATCGGGTGCCAGGGATTTATTGCCCTTGGATGTGGAGAAAAAACGCTGGATTGAAGATCGGTTACAGCAGGTGTTTCATCGTTGGGGATATCACAGGATTATCACCTCAACTTTAGAGCGTATGGATACCTTGATGGCAGGGGAAGCAATTCAGCGCCAGATGGTGATTCAACTACAAAATGGCGAAGATGATGAATTAGGGCTACGTCCAGAATTAACAGCATCCATTGCTCGTACTGTTGTCACTCGCATGGCAAATGCAACTTATCCGCAACGGTTGTACTACAACGCCAATGTGTTTCGCCGCACGTGGGAAAGTAGGCATAATCGCCAGCAAGAGTTTTATCAAGCTGGGGTGGAATTGTTAGGTGCTGGCGGATTGCTGGCGAATGCGGAAGTACTGCTGCTAGTCGCGGATTGTTTAGCAGCATTAGGTTTGCGACAATGGCACTTAATTTTAGGTGAAGCGGGAATTACGCGATCGCTCCTGAGTGCATTTCCGGCTAATTTACAGGATAAAGTTCGCAGTGCGATCGCTCATCTCGACCGCATTACCATAGATACTTTACCCTTGAGTGACAAACTACGCGATCGCGCCAGAATCATGCTGGATTTGCGCGGCCCCAGTGCAGACGTGTTACAAAAAGTTAGTAGTTTGGATCTAGACGAAGAACAGCGAGAGGCAGTGAATAACCTCAAATCCCTAGTAGAATTACTAGAATCAGAGAAAAAATTCCCCTTAATCCTCGATCTCAGCCTGATCCAGACCATAGATTACTACACTGGTATTGTCTTTGAAGTTGTCAACGACACCGAATCTCAAGCCAGAGTTTTAGGGCGTGGTGGTCGCTACGACCAGCTTTTGGGTCTATATCATCCCCAAGGAGAAAATATACCCGGAATTGGTTTTGGACTCAATATCGAAGATTTATACCAAATTTTGTTATCTACTCAACAATTACCGCAAGTAACCCCAGCGAGTAACTGGTTAGTAGTACCAGAGACGGCGAGTGCTAACGCCCCTGCCTTTGCCTACGCGCAAAAACTTAGAGATTCCACCCATTTAGTGCGGGTAGAAATTGATTTAGGGGGAAGGGATGCAGACGCTATTCGCCAATATGCACGCGATCGCAGCATAGCCCAAATTGCTTGGATTAAAGCTGATGGTTCACCCAAAATTGAGTCATTGCGTTAA
- a CDS encoding ABC transporter ATP-binding protein, whose product MTNDYLLDVQNVHAGYIKDVDILQGVNFLVAPGELVTVIGPNGAGKSTLAKAIFGLLIPHTGTITFKGENIVGLKSNEIVQRGMCYVPQIANVFPSLSVEENLEMGAFVLNVPLKPIKDKIFTMFPKLSDRRRQRAGTLSGGERQMLAMGKALMLEPSLLILDEPSAALSPILVTQVFEQIKQINQAGTAIVLVEQNARKALEMADRGYVLESGRDAISGLGQELLNDPKVGELYLGAGKRH is encoded by the coding sequence ATGACAAATGACTATTTACTAGATGTTCAGAATGTCCATGCTGGATACATCAAAGATGTAGATATCCTGCAAGGTGTGAATTTCCTGGTTGCCCCAGGAGAATTGGTAACAGTGATTGGCCCCAACGGTGCTGGTAAATCTACTTTGGCAAAAGCAATTTTTGGGCTTTTGATCCCCCACACAGGCACAATTACCTTCAAAGGTGAAAATATCGTGGGGCTAAAGTCCAATGAAATTGTTCAACGAGGAATGTGCTATGTACCGCAAATCGCCAATGTTTTCCCCTCTCTCAGTGTTGAAGAGAACTTGGAGATGGGTGCTTTTGTACTTAATGTTCCCCTAAAACCAATTAAAGATAAAATATTTACCATGTTCCCCAAACTGAGCGATCGCCGTCGTCAACGGGCTGGTACTCTCTCTGGAGGAGAACGCCAGATGCTAGCGATGGGTAAAGCTTTGATGTTGGAACCTAGTTTGCTGATTTTGGATGAACCATCTGCTGCTTTATCCCCGATCTTAGTGACACAAGTATTTGAGCAGATTAAACAAATTAATCAGGCGGGAACTGCGATCGTATTAGTAGAACAAAATGCCCGTAAAGCCTTAGAGATGGCTGATCGCGGCTATGTACTGGAGTCTGGGCGCGATGCTATCTCGGGCCTTGGTCAAGAACTGTTGAACGATCCTAAAGTGGGTGAACTATATCTGGGAGCAGGTAAAAGACATTAA
- a CDS encoding ferredoxin family protein, translating to MPHTIVTEVCEGVADCVDACPVACIHDGPGKNAKGTDWYWIDFATCIDCGICLQVCPVEGAILAEERPELQKTP from the coding sequence ATGCCGCACACAATTGTTACAGAAGTCTGTGAAGGCGTAGCTGACTGCGTAGATGCCTGTCCAGTAGCTTGTATTCATGATGGCCCAGGCAAAAATGCCAAGGGAACAGATTGGTACTGGATTGACTTTGCCACTTGCATCGACTGTGGTATATGTCTCCAAGTTTGCCCAGTAGAAGGGGCGATTCTGGCAGAAGAACGACCGGAGTTGCAAAAAACTCCGTAA
- the petJ gene encoding cytochrome c6 PetJ produces the protein MKKMITVILLGIAIFTFAFSSPALAGDAVSGAKVFSANCASCHAGGKNLVQAAKNLKKEALEKYGLYSAEAIIAQVTNGKNAMPAFGKRLKADQIENVAAYVLSQADKDWK, from the coding sequence ATGAAAAAAATGATTACAGTCATACTGTTAGGCATAGCAATCTTCACCTTTGCCTTCAGTAGCCCAGCTTTGGCAGGAGATGCCGTTAGTGGAGCTAAAGTATTTAGTGCTAATTGTGCCTCTTGTCATGCTGGAGGTAAGAATCTGGTTCAAGCAGCAAAAAACCTGAAGAAGGAAGCTTTGGAAAAGTATGGTTTGTACTCAGCAGAGGCAATTATTGCCCAAGTTACAAATGGTAAAAATGCTATGCCTGCCTTCGGCAAACGTTTAAAAGCTGACCAAATTGAAAATGTAGCTGCTTACGTGCTTTCACAAGCAGATAAGGACTGGAAGTAG
- a CDS encoding tetratricopeptide repeat protein — protein MSNFWRLFIGVIIAFSLTFLTSSAHSAPVAITKITASNFLELGVDKMRRGNYQEAIESFNQAIEVEKDFAVAYSDRCLAYLQLQDYHQAIADCTQAINFAPNDSEAYLNRGLALYRQGDYSGAIVDYNRAIALKPYDFRAYYNRGLAFTGDGKDSEAILDFNSALTQIPRITSLLLADIYNDRGLAHFVLQDIQAAMLDFNLAIRLNANDYRAYFNRACACGRNGDDFGAVRDFSQVIRLNPSNAQAYVNRGVARYRLGYHLGAISDLQKASEYFDNQGKRVAYEKTLDLLNNLRQQISSATEIALL, from the coding sequence ATGAGTAATTTCTGGCGATTATTTATCGGTGTAATTATTGCTTTTTCTCTAACTTTTTTGACTTCATCCGCACATTCAGCACCCGTTGCCATTACCAAAATTACGGCGAGTAATTTTTTGGAATTAGGTGTAGATAAGATGCGGCGCGGTAATTACCAGGAGGCAATAGAGAGTTTTAATCAGGCAATTGAAGTTGAGAAAGATTTTGCTGTAGCTTACAGCGATCGCTGTCTTGCTTATCTTCAATTACAAGATTACCATCAAGCGATCGCAGATTGTACCCAAGCTATAAATTTTGCACCTAATGACTCTGAGGCTTATCTGAACCGGGGTTTAGCACTTTACAGACAAGGGGATTATTCCGGTGCCATCGTTGATTATAATCGAGCGATCGCACTTAAACCCTACGATTTTCGAGCTTACTACAACCGAGGGCTAGCCTTTACAGGGGATGGAAAAGACTCGGAGGCAATTCTTGACTTTAATTCAGCTTTAACTCAAATTCCCCGAATTACTAGCTTACTGCTTGCAGATATCTACAATGACCGAGGTTTGGCGCATTTTGTCTTACAAGATATCCAAGCAGCGATGCTCGACTTTAATCTAGCAATTCGTCTCAACGCTAACGATTATAGAGCCTACTTTAACCGGGCTTGTGCTTGTGGCCGAAACGGAGATGACTTTGGTGCAGTGCGTGATTTTTCTCAAGTCATCAGACTCAACCCCAGTAATGCCCAAGCTTACGTTAATCGGGGAGTAGCTCGTTATCGCTTAGGATATCATTTAGGAGCTATATCTGATTTACAAAAAGCATCTGAGTACTTTGACAACCAAGGAAAGAGAGTTGCCTACGAAAAAACTTTAGATTTACTGAATAATTTGCGACAACAAATTTCGTCTGCAACGGAAATCGCTCTTTTGTAA
- a CDS encoding J domain-containing protein — protein sequence MSFKIDRGLFKYDFIDHHAILCVPVDADVKEIRKRYLQIARRLHPDSRFTESDEQKQLGNELLSKLVNPAYEKLVGDRTRTEYILILSQIGKRLLQESASLTLTTDLAKELAKSPNFDHVYKSAIAKLAQSQYDSLDQVQQVLAQISELNLVYLMRNASKTSAAPPPPAQPKVQSVTPQPSTPKNTLPEPAPAPAPPKEDTVVEQYVRRAQSLIDKNQFAQAKVELQDALKLEPRNSRCHSLIAMVYLRQNQLKMAKIHFENALKLDPSDEMALQWKPKIDKALAQHPSDHKVTSSANNGDKQPDKSGSGGLFGGLFGGKKK from the coding sequence ATGTCTTTCAAAATAGATCGTGGATTATTTAAATATGATTTCATAGATCATCACGCAATATTGTGCGTTCCAGTTGATGCGGATGTCAAAGAGATTCGGAAACGCTATCTCCAAATTGCCCGCCGCTTACACCCGGATAGTAGGTTTACTGAAAGTGATGAGCAAAAACAGCTAGGAAACGAATTGTTATCAAAGTTGGTTAACCCGGCTTATGAAAAACTTGTTGGCGATCGCACTCGCACGGAATATATTTTAATTTTGTCGCAAATTGGCAAGCGCTTGTTACAAGAGTCTGCTTCGTTAACTCTCACCACCGATTTGGCTAAAGAGTTAGCTAAGTCACCTAATTTCGATCATGTCTATAAAAGTGCGATCGCTAAACTAGCTCAAAGCCAATATGATTCTTTAGACCAAGTGCAGCAAGTCCTTGCCCAAATTAGTGAGTTGAATTTAGTCTATTTAATGCGGAATGCAAGCAAAACATCCGCCGCGCCGCCACCACCTGCTCAACCTAAAGTTCAATCAGTTACACCTCAACCAAGTACACCAAAAAATACACTCCCAGAACCAGCACCAGCACCAGCGCCACCAAAAGAAGACACGGTTGTAGAACAGTATGTTCGTCGCGCTCAATCTTTGATTGACAAAAACCAATTTGCCCAAGCCAAAGTAGAGTTGCAAGATGCCCTGAAGCTAGAACCTAGAAATAGTCGCTGTCATAGCTTGATTGCAATGGTGTATTTGAGGCAAAATCAGCTAAAAATGGCAAAAATCCACTTTGAAAACGCTTTAAAGTTAGATCCCAGTGACGAAATGGCTCTGCAATGGAAACCTAAAATAGATAAGGCATTAGCACAACACCCTAGCGATCATAAGGTGACTTCATCCGCCAATAATGGAGATAAGCAACCAGATAAATCTGGTAGTGGTGGTTTGTTCGGTGGTTTGTTTGGTGGGAAGAAAAAATAA